One Synechocystis sp. LKSZ1 genomic window, TCCAGTACCACGATTACGGTAGCTTGGCGGTCATTGGCCAAAATAAAGCCGTGGTGGATCTGGGTTTTGCCCAATTTACCGGCCTCTTAGCCTGGATGATCTGGGTCTGGGCCCACATTTACTATCTCATTGAATTTGATAATAAGTTGATTGTGATGGTTCAGTGGGGTTGGAACTACTTTACTCGGGGAAGAGGGGCTCGCTTAATTACCGGAGAAAGTTCTCCGTTATCTCCGACGCTCCGTGAGCCATCCACCCTAGATAAAACCGTGGCGGCGCGGTAATCTAGGAGAGTTAATCAAAAAACTTCGGGAGACACTGTTAATGATCGAGCCTCTGTTGTTAGGGATTGTTTTAGGACTGATTCCCGTTACCCTCGCGGGCCTGTTTGTCGCCGCCTACCTACAATACAAACGCGGTAATCAGTTCGATCTAGGTTAAAAACCTCACCTCGTTAATAGATCTAGTTGATAAGGTTCGGCCTCTCTCCGCTTGTCTCAGCGGTTAGGGGCCTTTTCAATGATGCAGAATCTGCAATCTTGAATGCAGAGTAAGAGAACACAAGGACTGGGCTAAGATCAAACACGATAGGGAACCCTCAAATACCGCCTGGAGGCCGATACATCGTGGTTGCAAACGCTCAGTTACCCCAGACCTATGAAGCCCAAACCCAAGCCATCGCCCGCGAGCTATTGGCCCAATCTCGGCAAAAACGCTCCCTTTGGGACAAAATTGGCGATAATCTCCGTCTTGATGAACACCTTCTAGACTGGGCCATGGAACATCCCGGCCTACGCCTCCAGCTTTTTCGCTTTATCGATTGCTTGCCTTCCCTGCAAAGCAAAACGGAAATTGCCCACCACCTGCAACAGTATTTAGGCAAAGAACAGGTGGAATTGCCCGGGCCCTTAAAAAATATCCTCAACTTTACCGATGCCCAATCGGGGCCGGCCCAGGCCGCCGCGGGCCTGATCAGCAAGGCTACGGAGATCCTAGCCTTCAAATACATTGCCGGAGAAACCATTCCTCAAGTCCTTAAAGCTGTCGAACGTCTCCGCAAGGAAAAAATGGGATTCACCATTGATCTCCTCGGAGAAGCCGTGATCACCGAAACTGAGGCCCAGGCCTACTACCAGAGCTATCTTGACCTAATGACGGAGTTAACGGAAAAAACTCGACCTTGGTCTACGGTGCCGGCCATTGACCAGGCCGAGGAAGAAACCCTCCCCCGTGTACAAGTGTCCGTCAAGTTAACCGCCTTCTATTCCCAATTCGACCCCCTCGATCCCGAAGGCAGTCAGGCTAAAGTCTGTGACCGCATCCGGGCCCTGCTCCGTCATGCCCAGGAATTGGGAGTTGCCGTTCACTTTGATATGGAACAGTATGCCTATAAGGATTTAATTCTCAATATCCTCAAGGATCTGTTGGTGGAAGAAGAATTTCGGTCGCGGACGGATATTGGCATTACGCTCCAGGCCTATCTGCGGGATTCCCTCTCGGATCTCCAGGGCCTGATTCCCTGGGCTAAGCATCGGGGCTATCCAATTACCGTGCGATTGGTGAAGGGGGCCTACTGGGATCAAGAAACGATCAAGGCCCAGCAAAACCATTGGCCGATCCCGGTCTATTGCGAAAAGGCCCAAACCGATGCCAATTACGAGGCCATGACCCAATTATTGCTGGAAAACCACGAATATCTCTACGCCGCCATCGCCAGTCATAATGTGCGTTCCCAGGCCCATGCCTGCGCCATTGCCGAGCAGTTAAGTATTCCCCGCCGTCGCTTTGAATGCCAAGTCCTCTACGGCATGGGAGATAACCTGGCCAAGGCCCTAGTTAAACGCGGCCATCGGGTGCGGGTCTATGCGCCCTACGGTAAACTCTTGCCGGGCATGGCCTACTTGATTCGACGGTTACTAGAAAATACGGCTAATAGTTCTTTTCTGCGCCAAAGCCTGGAGGAGCGACCTGTTGAGGAATTGATCGCCCCGCCCCAGATTAAGGGTCTCGATACCCTACCCAGTCCTGGCTACCCTAACGTCGCTGATACGGACTACGCTCAGACTGATCTGAGAAATCAGGCCTTCCAGGCCCTGGCTCAAGTCCAACATCGTCTGGGCAAGACCTATCTGCCTTTAATCAACGGACAATACGTTAAAACTGAAACCACGTTAGATTCCGTTAATCCCTGCCGGCCCACGGAAATTATCGGCAAAGTGGGCCAAATTGACCTTGATCAAGCGGAACAGGCCATGGAAGCCGCTAAGGCCGCCTTTCCTAGCTGGAAGAATACCCCTGCAAAGGAACGGGCGATGATCCTGCACCGGGCCGCCGACCTCCTGGCCCAACGTCGCCATGAGTTGAATGCCTGGATTTGTTTAGAAGTGGGTAAAATTTTGCCCCAGGCCGATGCCGAAGTCTCCGAAGCCATTGATTTTTGTCGTTACTACGCCGAAGAAATGGAGCGCCTCAGTCACGGTATTCGCCTAGATGTAGCCGGCGAAACCAACTATTACCATTACCAACCCCGAGGCATTGCCGTCGTCATTGCCCCCTGGAATTTTCCCCTGGCCATTGCCATGGGCATGACCGTGGCGGCTCTGGTCACAGGAAACTGTGCCCTCCTAAAACCCGCTGCCACGTCCAGCGTGATCGCTGCCAAGATCACGGAGATCCTGGTGGAGGCCGGTATGCCTGCAGGGGTTTTTCAATTTGTGCCGGGGAAAGGTTCTGTCGTGGGCCATTATTTAGTCAACCATCCCGATGTGCATCTCATTGCCTTTACCGGCTCGCGAGAGGTGGGTTGTCGCATCTATGCCGATGCGGCGGTCTTGCAATCCGGCCAGCGTCACCTCAAACGAGTTATTGCCGAGATGGGGGGAAAAAACGCCATTATTGTTGATGAAAGTGCGGATCTCGACCAGGCCGTGGCAGGGGCAATTTATTCAGCCTTTGGTTATACTGGCCAAAAATGTTCCGCCTGCTCTCGCATTATCGTCCTCGATGCCGTTCACGATGCCTTTGTAGAACGCTTTGTCGAGGCGACCCGTTCCTTAAACATTGGCCCAACGGATTTACCCAGTACTCAGGTTGGCCCAGTGATTGATGCAGTGGCCCAACAGCGCATCCAAAGCTACATTTCCCAGGGCAAACAGGAAGCGGAGGTGGCCTGGGAAGGGCCAGTTCCTGAGGAAGGCTATTTTGTCAGCCCGACCATTTTCAAAAATGTTTCCCCCCAGGCCGTGATTGCCCAGGAAGAAATTTTTGGCCCAGTGGTGGCGATTATTCGCGTGGCCAGTTTTGCGGAGGCCCTCCAGGTTGCAAACGGTACCGACTACGCCTTAACTGGCGGCCTCTATTCCCGGACGCCTGACCACATCGACCAGGCCAACCAGGCCTTTGAGGTCGGCAATCTGTATATCAATCGGGGTATTACTGGAGCCATTGTTTCTCGACAACCCTTTGGCGGCTTTAAGCTTTCTGGGGTGGGTTCCAAGGCCGGTGGCCCTGACTACCTCCTGCAATTCCTAGAACCCCGCCATGTCAGTGAAAATATTCAGCGCCAGGGCTTCGCGCCCATTGAGGGGGCGGATCAGTAGACAACAGAGTCGTGGAGGCGGCCCTAGGGGTTCCTGTATATTTGCCTAGCGAACTTCTCTAGGCCTCTACATCCAAGCTCAGTTGATACAGTTGGCGGCGGGGTAATTGGGTTAACTGGGCCAGTTCACGGCTGGCCTGGGAACGACTGAGGCCTTGCTGGATCAAGGCCTGTAATTCCGCTTTTAACTGCTGTTCCGATAACAGGGGTTGCTCGGCCAAGGTCACACCGGCCAGCACCAGCACGAATTCTCCTCGGGGTTCTTGGTCTTGGTAATAAATCAGGGCCTGGCCAAGGTTGCCCCGCCAAAATTGCTCGTGGAGTTTGGTTAATTCCCTGGCTGTTACGATAGCCCGCTCGGGCCCGAGATGGTGCTCCAGATCGACTAGGGTTGTCAGCAGGCGGTGGGGGGCCTCGTAGAGGATGGTCGTGCGTTGTTCTTGCCGCAGACTGAGCAAACGGGTTTCCCGTGCCTGGCCCTTGGGGGGTAAAAAGCCTTCAAATACAAAGCGCTCAGTGGTTAAACCCGAAGCAATCAGGGCCGGAATCAAAGCCGTAGCGCCAGGTAGAGGAATAACTTCAAGGTTTTGGGCCAGACAGGCCTGTACCAGATCAGCCCCAGGGTCAGAAATACCGGGGGTTCCTGCATCCGTGACTAGGGCCAAGGATTTCCCGGCTTGCAGATGGGCCAACAGTTGAGGGAGACGGGATTGGCGATTGTGGTCGTGGTAGCTAATTTGAGGGGTGGTGATCTGGAAATGCTGGAGCAATTTCCCTGTATGGCGCGTATCCTCCGAGGCAATCAGTTCCACGCTCTGGAGCACTCGAATGGCCCGGAAGGTCATATCCTCTAAATTGCCGATGGGCGTTGGTACTAAATATAATTGACCCATATTTTTGAAGTAGACAAGCTTTCCCTATGATCCCATTCCCTTGGCGTTCTCTTCGTCTCTCCCGCTGGTGGGTCTGGGTTCTGGTGGCCCTTGCAAGTCTTGGACTGACGCTAGGATGGCAGTTGCAAACGCCCACTCCGGCAAGGGTTGCCCCCGTCTACGGAGTCTGGTTGACGAATGTGGACAGTCCCGTTCTCTA contains:
- the pruA gene encoding L-glutamate gamma-semialdehyde dehydrogenase is translated as MVANAQLPQTYEAQTQAIARELLAQSRQKRSLWDKIGDNLRLDEHLLDWAMEHPGLRLQLFRFIDCLPSLQSKTEIAHHLQQYLGKEQVELPGPLKNILNFTDAQSGPAQAAAGLISKATEILAFKYIAGETIPQVLKAVERLRKEKMGFTIDLLGEAVITETEAQAYYQSYLDLMTELTEKTRPWSTVPAIDQAEEETLPRVQVSVKLTAFYSQFDPLDPEGSQAKVCDRIRALLRHAQELGVAVHFDMEQYAYKDLILNILKDLLVEEEFRSRTDIGITLQAYLRDSLSDLQGLIPWAKHRGYPITVRLVKGAYWDQETIKAQQNHWPIPVYCEKAQTDANYEAMTQLLLENHEYLYAAIASHNVRSQAHACAIAEQLSIPRRRFECQVLYGMGDNLAKALVKRGHRVRVYAPYGKLLPGMAYLIRRLLENTANSSFLRQSLEERPVEELIAPPQIKGLDTLPSPGYPNVADTDYAQTDLRNQAFQALAQVQHRLGKTYLPLINGQYVKTETTLDSVNPCRPTEIIGKVGQIDLDQAEQAMEAAKAAFPSWKNTPAKERAMILHRAADLLAQRRHELNAWICLEVGKILPQADAEVSEAIDFCRYYAEEMERLSHGIRLDVAGETNYYHYQPRGIAVVIAPWNFPLAIAMGMTVAALVTGNCALLKPAATSSVIAAKITEILVEAGMPAGVFQFVPGKGSVVGHYLVNHPDVHLIAFTGSREVGCRIYADAAVLQSGQRHLKRVIAEMGGKNAIIVDESADLDQAVAGAIYSAFGYTGQKCSACSRIIVLDAVHDAFVERFVEATRSLNIGPTDLPSTQVGPVIDAVAQQRIQSYISQGKQEAEVAWEGPVPEEGYFVSPTIFKNVSPQAVIAQEEIFGPVVAIIRVASFAEALQVANGTDYALTGGLYSRTPDHIDQANQAFEVGNLYINRGITGAIVSRQPFGGFKLSGVGSKAGGPDYLLQFLEPRHVSENIQRQGFAPIEGADQ
- the petG gene encoding cytochrome b6-f complex subunit V, with product MIEPLLLGIVLGLIPVTLAGLFVAAYLQYKRGNQFDLG
- the rsmI gene encoding 16S rRNA (cytidine(1402)-2'-O)-methyltransferase, whose translation is MGQLYLVPTPIGNLEDMTFRAIRVLQSVELIASEDTRHTGKLLQHFQITTPQISYHDHNRQSRLPQLLAHLQAGKSLALVTDAGTPGISDPGADLVQACLAQNLEVIPLPGATALIPALIASGLTTERFVFEGFLPPKGQARETRLLSLRQEQRTTILYEAPHRLLTTLVDLEHHLGPERAIVTARELTKLHEQFWRGNLGQALIYYQDQEPRGEFVLVLAGVTLAEQPLLSEQQLKAELQALIQQGLSRSQASRELAQLTQLPRRQLYQLSLDVEA